The Podospora pseudocomata strain CBS 415.72m chromosome 1 map unlocalized CBS415.72m_1, whole genome shotgun sequence genome has a segment encoding these proteins:
- the SHY1 gene encoding surf-like protein (EggNog:ENOG503NU6X; COG:C; BUSCO:EOG09263V60): MTMTSGRILPTLLRSLQRSRTPLPRPQWPQPTSTLKPSTPRKFTTSPPRRHGDPRRQPADDPGFQSIVDNPPELVRTGKRHGPGLIILAIIPITAFFLGTWQVKRLSWKTDLIAKCEDRIVRPPLPLPPRIDPSAISDFDFRRVLVTGHYRHDQEMLIGPRMRDGEQGYIVVTPLERKDDPGATILVNRGWISKKHQDQKLRPEGLPTGEVTVEGLLREPWKKNMFTPENRPDKGEFYFPDVKQMAELTGSQPVWVEQTMNPDYFTTLEYEQKGVPIGRPAEVNLRNNHAQYIFTWYGLSLATSIMFWLVVKKPPKDITRRVRMNKNW, translated from the exons ATGACAATGACGTCGGGAAGGATACTTCCCACCCTGCTCCGGTCCCTTCAAAGGTCAAggacacccctcccccgcccacAGTGGCCTCAACCCACCTCCACACTCaagccatcaacaccaagaaagttcaccacctcccctccccgccgccatggtgacccccgccgccaaccGGCCGACGACCCCGGCTTCCAATCCATAGTCGACAACCCCCCCGAGCTCGTCCGCACAGGAAAACGCCACGGCCCCGGCCTCATCATCCTAGCCATCATCCCCATAACAGCATTCTTCCTCGGCACCTGGCAAGTGAAGCGCCTCTCCTGGAAGACAGACCTGATCGCCAAATGCGAGGACCGCATCGtccgcccccctctccctctcccaccccgcATCGATCCCTCGGCAATCTCCGACTTTGACTTCCGCCGCGTTCTTGTGACGGGCCACTACCGACACGATCAGGAAATGCTCATCGGCCCTCGCATGCGCGACGGCGAGCAGGGATACATTGTCGTTACCCCCCTGGAACGAAAGGACGATCCTGGTGCTACTATTCTCGTGAACCGAGGGTGGATTTCCAAAAAACATCAGGACCAGAAACTGAGACCCGAGGGGTTACCCACCGGGGAggtgacggtggaggggttgttgagggagccGTGGAAGAAGAATATGTTCACCCCTGAGAACAGGCCGGATAAGGGGGAGTTTTACTTTCCTGATGTGAAGCAGATGGCCGAGTTGACCGGGAGTCAGCCTGTCTGGGTTGAGCAGACTATGA ACCCTGACTATTTCACTACTCTGGAGTATGAACAAAAGGGTGTACCCATCGGGCGACCTGCCGAGGTCAACTTGCGCAACAACCATGCGCAGTACATCTTCACCTG GTATGGCCTCTCTCTGGCCACATCGATAATGTTCTGGTTGGTAGTcaagaagccaccaaagGATATCACCCGTCGTGTTCGCATGAACAAGAACTGGTGA
- the PKR1 gene encoding SMK killer toxin resistance protein (EggNog:ENOG503P586; COG:S) gives MASFFQNLWESIFTPGPTPTLLVATNVTFAALQVVLASMLLATYSIHFIILSGICAGLWMSINWFAGELIIHQIQEEEKARKAKAAQIPTSSDDSETEVEASKSTASLGKGKKPTPEAAAVSTVVEPAENQGELKLRVPAEEPGSSQGLKSGVSTEDEWEKVSENENEKEK, from the coding sequence ATGGCCTCGTTTTTCCAGAACCTTTGGGAGTCCATCTTCACCCCAGGACCGACGCCAACGCTCCTTGTAGCCACGAATGTCACCTTTGCCGCCCTGCAGGTGGTGTTGGCCTCCATGTTGCTTGCCACATACAGTATTCACTTTATTATCCTCTCGGGTATCTGTGCCGGCCTGTGGATGTCTATCAATTGGTTCGCGGGCGAGTTGATCATTCATCAAATacaggaggaagagaaggcgCGAAAGGCCAAGGCGGCTCAGATCCCAACATCCTCCGACGACAGCGAGACCGAGGTGGAAGCATCGAAGTCAACGGCGAGCTTAGGCAAAGGGAAGAAGCCAACACCGGAAGCAGCGGCGGTCAGCACCGTTGTCGAGCCAGCAGAAAACCAGGGCGAGTTGAAGCTGAGGGTACCAGCCGAGGAGCCAGGATCTAGCCAGGGACTTAAAAGCGGCGTCAGCACTGAGGATGAATGGGAGAAGGTCTCTGAGAATGAgaacgagaaggagaaataA
- a CDS encoding uncharacterized protein (BUSCO:EOG09265RGS; EggNog:ENOG503P5MG; COG:S): MAKSHTVLVAARRVHLDFIPTIRTAAISFPADNASQPQTSPPQHHKPRIHIQLVESPPPSKPKTKMPRQSRGPARAPARPTVPARSAPAPTQQQQTRPATTYAGPQTGAPNAAAPTAGAPTSQGPGLMAQMASTAAGVAIGSSVGHVIGGGISSLFGGGSSAAAADPVDQANSAASQQNQTWGDNCKGATTQFTKCMDDNQGNMQICGWYLEQLKACQQAASQY; the protein is encoded by the exons ATGGCAAAATCCCATACCGTCCTCGTGGCCGCCCGGCGCGTTCATCTAGACTTTATACCGACGATCCGAACTGCCGCTATTTCTTTTCCCGCCGACAACGcctctcaacctcaaacctcaccacctcaacaccacaaaccacGCATACACATTCAACTCGTTGAatcaccccccccttccaaaccaaaaaccaaaatGCCTCGCCAATCCCGTGGTCCCGCTCGTGCCCCCGCGCGCCCTACCGTTCCCGCTCGCTCTGCCCCCgccccaacccagcagcagcaaacccGCCCAGCAACCACCTACGCCGGTCCCCAAACTGGTGCCCCTAATGCCGCTGCTCCCACCGCTGGTGCCCCTACCTCTCAGGGCCCAGGGCTGATGGCGCAGATGGCTTCTACTGCTGC TGGTGTCGCCATCGGCTCTTCCGTAGGCCACGTAATCGGAGGcggcatctcctccctcttcggcggcggctcctccgctgccgctgccgacCCCGTCGACCAGGCCAACTCGGCCGCCAGCCAGCAAAACCAGACCTGGGGCGACAACTGCAAGGGCGCGACGACCCAGTTCACAAAGTGCATGGATGACAACCAGGGGAACATGCAGATTTGCGGGTGGTACCTCGAGCAGCTTAAGGCTTGCCAGCAGGCTGCTTCTCAGTACTAA
- a CDS encoding uncharacterized protein (EggNog:ENOG503NXB7; COG:S), whose protein sequence is MGDRRRPGATTGAGSAAGVHIQIQEPPERRPLLPHRATFPHRTDEQVFSCFSYNTSTHKHLPVYNNIHRIRRDIISVVEDYLSLDQLRDVRINISVIRPLVDKLYEQDDISIVYCLLVNRAQFLNEQKHLSNRQNVNSTRAMLCELIATRILRRFNEDNDGPDNLLVLAHILIAGFEPFQNAPEEIRREVQASTAWHKTLPALEVAILSEARIFLASTSCQKVVDAIYDGRVIYTPSSYMDLIADRYKQRPISLYNPREAPLLNQYRLLVPRTRNYLEIMQFFILLALYVVFMAERDPTQFSKLEICFTVYAMGWVLDQFATLLEHGWHVYAQNLWSFLDVGFAFIYWIYVFLRIYGWKTGNAEADQQALDVLAMGAPVLVPRLAFNLLSDNIVFLCLRSMMSDFALVTALAIWCFFGFLLSLMWLGNDAYSPFVISKWMIYIWFGLDGSGIHHSIEFHKILGPALMVAFAFLGNTLFLTILVSMLSTTFGTIVTNAPAEIQFRRAVLTLEGVKGDAIFAYQPPFNLIAIFILVPLKFLASPRWFHKIHVASVRLLNLPLLLFIAVAERRALWPGTPGGPPTQLTSFVKAQKKSGLHFWERWRITSHSDISTVFEVPPPESVLEQITTDDDLTRHLIRRQFARGNSHIDSVASEARKQAAQTAAATTAVATAAGGAAPGGPKPLSRRDSIAPFPGLRAELQEVLSESDEMSNITARLEALEESTQRIEELLERLVGVKQGKSPRIEQEDDGVSEAGSPSGSRKESVAVSSEHDPGESPWI, encoded by the exons ATGGGCGACCGCCGGCGCCCGGGTGCCACGACTGGTGCCGGGTCCGCAGCCGGAGTTCACATTCAAATCCAGGAGCCCCCTGAACGGCGGCCCTTGCTCCCTCATCGCGCCACCTTCCCGCACCGGACCGACGAGCAGGTCTTCAGTTGCTTCAGCTATAACACAAGCACTCACAAGCATCTTCCCGTTTATAACAACATTCATCGAATCAGACGCGACATTATCTCAGTAGTGGAAGACTATCTCAGTCTCGATCAGCTCCGTGATGTGCGCATCAACATCAGCGTTATCCGGCCTTTGGTGGACAAGCTGTACGAACAGGACGATATCTCCATCGTCTACTGTTTATTGGTCAACAGAGCCCAGTTTCTGAACGAACAGAAACATCTCAGCAACAGACAAAATGTCAACTCAACACGCGCCATGCTGTGCGAGCTCATTGCCACCCGTATTCTCAGACGGTTCAATGAGGACAATGACGGGCCAGATAACCTGCTTGTTCTGGCGCACATCTTGATTGCTGGGTTTGAGCCATTCCAGAATGCCCCCGAAGAGATCAGGAGGGAGGTGCAGGCTAGTACAGCATGGCATAAGACACTTCCGGCTTTGGAAGTGGCTATCCTAAGTGAGGCCAGAATATTTCTTGCCAGTACTAGTTGCCAAAAAGT GGTTGATGCCATCTATGACGGCCGCGTGATTTACACGCCTTCGAGTTACATGGACTTGATTGCAGACAGATACAAACAGCGGCCTATCTCCTTGTACAATCCCCGAGAAGCGCCATTATTGAACCAGTATCGTCTTTTGGTTCCACGGACCAGAAATTACCTCGAGATTATGCAGTTCTTTATTTTGTTGGCGTTATACGTCGTGTTTATGGCCGAGAGAGATCCCACACAGTTCAGCAAGCTCGAGATCTGTTTTACGGTGTACGCCATGGGGTGGGTTCTGGATCAGTTTGCCACCTTACTAGAGCACGGATG GCACGTATACGCCCAAAATCTTTGGTCGTTTCTCGACGTCGGTTTTGCCTTCATTTACTGGATCTACGTGTTCCTCCGCATATATGGCTGGAAGACTGGAAATGCTGAAGCTGATCAGCAAGCTCTTGACGTCCTTGCCATGGGGGCACCGGTCCTTGTGCCGCGGTTGGCGTTCAACCTTCTCTCTGACAATATTGTATTCTTATGTCTACGGTCCATGATGTCTGACTTTGCGCTGGTGACTGCGTTGGCCATTTGGTGCTTTTTCGGGTTCTTACTGTCGCTTATGTGGCTCGGAAACGACGCATACTCGCCTTT TGTTATCAGCAAGTGGATGATATACATCTGGTTTGGACTGGACGGATCAGGGATCCATCACTCG ATTGAGTTTCACAAGATATTGGGACCAGCTCTTATGGTAGCTTTCGCTTTCTTGGGcaacaccctcttcctcaccatcctcgtaTCGATGCTCTCAACCACATTTGGcaccatcgtcaccaacGCCCCAGCCGAGATTCAGTTCCGCCGGGCCGTACTTACCCTTGAGGGTGTCAAAGGCGATGCCATTTTCGCCTATCAACCACCATTTAACctcatcgccatcttcatcctcgtaCCCCTGAAATTCCTCGCCTCGCCGAGATGGTTCCACAAAATCCACGTCGCGAGTGTCCGTctgctcaacctccccctcctcctgttcATCGCCGTCGCCGAGCGTAGAGCACTCTGGCCCGGTACCCCAGGAGGTCCACCTACCCAACTCACATCTTTCGTCAAAGCCCAAAAGAAATCCGGGCTTCACTTCTGGGAAAGATGGAGAATCACCTCCCATAGCGATATCTCGACTGTGTTCGAAGTACCACCACCGGAGTCGGTCCTCGAACAAATAACCACCGATGACGACCTAACGCGGCACTTGATCCGGAGGCAGTTCGCCAGAGGAAACAGCCACATAGACTCAGTGGCATCAGAAGCGAGGAAGCAAGCTGCccagacggcggcggcaacgaCGGCTGTGGCAACGGCTGCGGGAGGTGCGGCGCCGGGAGGCCCCAAACCTTTGAGCAGACGTGATAGCATCGCGCCGTTTCCTGGGTTGAGAGCAGAGCTCCAGGAGGTGCTTAGTGAGAGTGATGAAATGAGCAATATTACCGCGAGgttggaggcgttggaggagagcaCGCAGAGAATagaggagttgttggagaggttaGTTGGTGTGAAACAGGGGAAGAGTCCGAGGATAGAgcaagaggatgatggtgtttcAGAAGCGGGATCGCCGTCTGGGTCGAGGAAAGAGTCGGTTGCGGTTTCGTCAGAGCATGATCCTGGCGAGAGTCCATGGATATAA
- a CDS encoding uncharacterized protein (EggNog:ENOG503NZWE; COG:B) — translation MARESRPLDATPRAASADPVSNFRRSLLQTPGSQRRPQGLSASGRKNAPPTATPHARAAFRTIDSRRAAIFTPHRARRKSVREARDSPRDLLLGLGRVLAKKTEPIVTSSSSPGDTPNHNPSDDDDSHETTLGPLHMSYDDDDEADIPKRPRLSLPIDRDDDSGSDDLVPHRSMLLDNEDNFTMQSVEMPRRAYSEGPGGRLSLNSTRMSDFFNANDMLHSEDFGRESGMFPPINVVEEEGTFTMADIMSPERIEDGRRETGHESDFGIHVPVDLDDQTSFVINPDVQSSPVRQPPDFDEPDFAPLEDARSDSYDGGDGMDNHNFDDFGDLPDTEMDDEEPDNTLNGTTRMTAGNVTETEVWTHAQRAELRAAAAARKKRINISKHGIQYPSLPAGVVKRLAQNFAKTSGAKGRITPDAMNAIMQASEWFFEQLGEDLEAYSKHAGRNTINESDVITLMRRQRQINPQTTPFALASRHLPRELLQDLRMPPPVLSKKRHKASEEAVPTGEEDESVT, via the exons ATGGCCCGCGAAAGTCGTCCACTGGACGCAACACCTAGAGCCGCATCCGCAGACCCTGTATCCAACTTCCGccgctccctcctccaaacccccggCAGCCAGCGCCGTCCACAAGGCCTGTCCGCCTCCGGAAGGAAAAACGCCCCCCCAACCGCAACCCCCCACGCTCGCGCCGCCTTCCGAACCATCGACTCCCGCCGGGCAGCAATCTTCACCCCCCACCGCGCCCGCCGGAAATCAGTGCGCGAAGCCCGGGACTCCCCCcgtgacctcctcctcggccttggaAGGGTCCTCGCCAAAAAGACAGAGCCGATAGtaacgtcctcctcctctcccggcGACACCCCCAACCATAACCCttccgacgatgacgactcCCACGAGACCACCCTTGGCCCATTGCACATGAGCtacgatgatgacgacgaagcaGATATTCCCAAGAGACCGCGGCTGTCACTGCCGATCGACAGGGACGACGACAGCGGTAGCGACGATCTCGTCCCCCATCGGTCGATGCTCCTGGACAATGAGGACAACTTCACCATGCAGTCGGTTGAGATGCCGCGTAGGGCGTATAGTGAGGGACCTGGGGGCAGACTGTCCTTGAACAGCACGAGGATGAGCGACTTTTTCAATGCGAATGATATGCTGCATAGTGAGGATTTTGGAAGGGAGTCGGGCATGTTTCCGCCGATCAAtgttgtggaggaggagggtacTTTTACTATGGCGGATATCATGTCTCCTGAACG AATAGAAGACGGCCGTCGAGAAACCGGCCACGAAAGCGACTTCGGCATCCATGTCCCCGTCGATCTAGACGACCAAACCTCCTTTGTAATCAACCCCGATGTGCAATCCTCCCCCGTCCGTCAACCCCCCGACTTCGACGAGCCAGACTTTGCCCCATTAGAAGATGCCCGAAGTGACAGCTacgacggtggtgatggtatgGACAACCACAACTTTGACGACTTCGGAGACCTCCCAGATACGGAAATGGACGACGAAGAACCTGACAATACCCTCAACGGAACAACCCGCATGACCGCTGGCAACGTAACAGAAACAGAAGTTTGGACCCATGCTCAAAGAGCTGAACTACGcgctgctgcggcggcaaGAAAAAAGCGcatcaacatctccaagcaCGGGATCCAGTACCCTTCCCTTCCAGCGGGTGTGGTTAAACGGCTGGCGCAAAACTTCGCCAAGACGAGCGGAGCCAAGGGGAGGATCACCCCAGACGCCATGAACGCCATCATGCAGGCTTCCGAGTGGTTCTTTGAGCAGCTGGGGGAGGATCTGGAGGCGTATTCCAAGCATGCTGGGCGGAATACTATTAATGAGAGTGATGTCATTACCCTGATGAGAAG GCAGCGTCAAATCAACCCACAGACTACGCCTTTTGCTCTTGCGTCACGGCATTTACCACGAGAGTTATTACAGGATCTTCGGATGCCACCGCCTGTCCTATCCAAAAAGCGTCACAAGGCAAGCGAAGAGGCAGTTCCGActggcgaagaagatgaaTCCGTGACGTGA
- the MTQ2 gene encoding S-adenosylmethionine-dependent methyltransferase (BUSCO:EOG09264XVU; COG:J; EggNog:ENOG503NUJD) encodes MLPTPSTSHVPYTLVYEPAEDSFLLLDTLSSPTSLTFHTSHFPPSSPTPLVLEIGPGSGVVLAFLTAHANHIFSRPDILTLGIDINSFACASTAKTVSLASQDHPTTSGEFLSAVQGDLTSCLRGRQVDVLVFNPPYVPTEDLPALPERLREKKEGKVTFEEESKLLELSYAGGKDGMETTDRVIDSLGDVLSERGVAYLLLCAGNKPEVVKQRIREMDNAGEGRRWKAETVGTSGRQAGWEKLQIVRIWRE; translated from the coding sequence atgctccccaccccctccacctcccacgTCCCCTACACCCTTGTCTACGAACCAGCAGAAgactccttcctcctccttgacaccctctcctcccccacctccctcaccttccaCACCTCCCActttcccccctcatcccccacccctctGGTCCTCGAAATCGGTCCCGGCTCCGGCGTGGTCCTGGCCTTCCTCACCGCCCACGCCAACCACATCTTCTCCCGCCCCGACATCCTAACCCTCGGCATCGACATCAACTCCTTCGCCtgcgcctccaccgccaaaaccgtctccctcgcctcccaaGACCACCCCACAACATCAGGGGAATTTCTCTCCGCCGTCCAAGGCGATCTCACTTCTTGCTTGAGAGGGAGACAAGTCGACGTCCTGGTCTTCAACCCCCCTTATGTTCCCACTGAAGATTTACCAGCCCTGCCTGAGAGGctgagggaaaagaaggagggcaaAGTGAcgtttgaggaggagtcTAAACTCTTGGAGCTGTCTTATGCAGGTGGGAAGGACGGGATGGAGACGACGGATAGGGTTATCGACAGTTTGGGGGATGTCCTCAGCGAGCGGGGGGTCGCCTACTTGCTGTTGTGTGCGGGGAATAAgcccgaggtggtgaagcAAAGGATTAGGGAGATGGACAatgctggggaggggagacGGTGGAAGGCGGAGACAGTAGGAACGAGTGGACGGCAGGCGGGGTGGGAGAAGTTGCAGATTGTGAGGATATGGAGGGAGTGA
- a CDS encoding uncharacterized protein (COG:L; EggNog:ENOG503P4G2): MDVSDVTPELEQLELDLNTLQEVLQPLLSDVGDVSSKMPLLDKAKLYVLVCYAIESLIFSSLRLNGADAKSHPVFTELTRVRQYFEKIQKLESPPEERENTVNTEAVARFVRNDLADNKDIKNKLTELIAKEKAKAEAKAATAAAEKKRPAEDSTSEVRPEEAGNKIAKRPKRDGSKKKK, translated from the exons ATGGACGTCAGCGACGTGACACCAGAGTTGGAACAGTTGGAGCTGGATCTCAACACACTCCAAGAAGTACTTCAACCACTTTTGAGTGATGTCGGCGATGTTTCGTCCAAGATGCCACTTCTCGACAAGGCCAAGCTTTATGTCTTGGTGTGCTATGCGATTGAATCACTCATATTTT CGTCGTTGCGCCTAAATGGAGCTGATGCAAAAAGCCACCCCGTTTTCACAGAGTTAACCCGCGTCAGGCAATACTTTGAGAAGATCCAGAAACTCGAGTCACCCCCAGAAGAGCGTGAAAACACGGTCAACACCGAGGCGGTGGCTCGCTTTGTCAGGAATGATTTG GCCGACAACAAGGACATCAAGAACAAGCTGACGGAGCTGATTGCCAAAGAAAAAGCCAAGGCCGAAGCCAAAGCCGCCACGGCTGCTGCGGAAAAAAAGCGGCCTGCAGAGGACTCAACATCAGAAGTTCGTCCTGAAGAAGCTGGGAATAAGATTGCCAAACGGCCGAAGCGTGATGgatccaagaagaagaaatga
- a CDS encoding uncharacterized protein (COG:O; EggNog:ENOG503NYX2), giving the protein MAFFQGSLQEGIGAALQQSRSVVCFVTDEQDESQTWENEYLKEEEIVELLKSTSVTLRLVAGSQEEGFLAQLYPLPKKPTLVVIKSGQLKEYIAAGVPKELFIERLRKALAPVEAPPPPPTQPEPVASPNVPPAAPVATTASQPVPASQPAPITESNASSSGQATPPTSNEQSHAQSLAAQTAARIERMKKAEAEAKKRREEEAKRRREEKGKAVEDPTKPPTAHNAYAEALKKKQKEAREERQRILKQIEDDKAERKARQEALEAERKAAAEASTVPLAPASQLLPRTNRVSSHAAIQVRLFDGSTLRSRFSSTDTLKDVRQFVTENRQDGKEPFNFKILLTPLPSKTVDVTEEEKTLQELELTPSATLILLPVPKYSSAYSRSSGSSAASTTSAGERGGIFQRFIGFILFVASLIGGFFSTLFSTSGPVGGEQESDGDDTPRQQSPNRGGRQGQAAGGDRRIGGLESVRRRGEQQFYNGNSTNFEPRPDDEE; this is encoded by the exons ATGGCTTTCTTTCAGGGCTCTCTCCAGGAGGGGATCGGCGCGGCGCTGCAGCAGTCCAGGTCTGTTGTCTGTTTTGTAACCG ATGAGCAAGATGAAAGTCAAACATGGGAGAATGAGTATCtcaaggaagaagag ATCGTGGAATTGTTGAAGTCCACTTCTGTGACACTTCGTTTGGTGGCCGGATCACAAGAGGAAGGCTTCCTCGCTCAGCTCTACCCATTgcccaagaaaccaacacTAGTGGTAATCAA AAGCGGACAACTCAAAGAGTACATTGCTGCCGGCGTGCCCAAGGAACTATTCATAGAACGACTTCGCAAGGCCCTCGCTCCTGTTgaagctcctccaccaccgccaacccagCCCGAGCCCGTTGCTTCCCCAAACGTTCCACCAGCAGCCCCCGTCGCGACTACCGCTTCCCAACCCGTCCCAGCTTCACAACCAGCTCCCATCACAGAGTCCAACGCCAGCAGCTCAGGCCAAGCAACCCCGCCCACCTCCAACGAACAATCCCACGCCCAATCCCTAGCAGCCCAAACCGCGGCCAGAATAGAACGCATGAAGaaggccgaagccgaagccaaAAAACGccgcgaagaagaagccaaacGCCGCCGCGAAGAGAAGGGCAAAGCTGTCGAAGACCCAACCAAACCTCCCACCGCTCACAACGCCTACGCCGAAgccctcaagaagaagcaaaaggaaGCCAGGGAAGAACGCCAGCGAATCCTCAAACAAATCGAGGACGACAAAGCCGAGAGAAAAGCCCGCCAGGAAGCTCTCGAAGCCGAGAGGAAAGCCGCGGCAGAGGCTTCCACTGTCCCTCTTGCCCCCGCCAGCCAGCTTCTCCCGAGAACGAACAGAGTCTCTTCCCACGCCGCGATCCAAGTCAGGCTATTCGACGGGTCTACCCTCCGCAGCCGGTTCTCTAGCACGGATACTTTGAAAGATGTCCGGCAGTTCGTGACAGAAAATCGACAAGACGGGAAAGAAcccttcaacttcaagattTTGCTCACGCCGCTGCCTAGTAAGACGGTCGATGtgacagaggaggagaagacgctgcaggagctggagctgacACCCTCGGCAACATTGATTTTGCTCCCGGTGCCAAAGTACTCGTCTGCTTACTCTCGTAGTAGCGGTAGCTCGGCCGCTTCGACGACTTCGgcaggggaaagggggggtatCTTCCAGCGGTTCATCGGATTCATTCTGTTTGTTGCCAGTTTGATAGGCGGCTTTTTCTCGACGCTGTTTAGTACTTCTGGTCctgtgggtggtgagcagGAGTCGGATGGGGATGACACGCCTAGGCAGCAGAGTCCAAATCGTGGGGGACGACAAGGGCAAGCAGCAGGAGGTGATCGTCGTATAGGCGGGCTGGAGAgtgtgaggaggaggggtgagcAGCAGTTTTATAACGGGAATTCG ACGAACTTTGAACCGAGACCGGATGATGAAGAGTAG
- the smd1 gene encoding Sm snRNP core protein Smd1 (COG:A; BUSCO:EOG09265FL1; EggNog:ENOG503P31I): protein MKLVRFLMKCQNESVTIELKGGTIISGTIASVSPQMNTALRNVKMTPRGQEMIQLETLNVRGSTIRYYILPDSLPLDSLLIDDSSKPKNKARKEVDRGGARGGGRGGRGMRGGRGGRGGRGRGRG, encoded by the exons ATGAAGCTCGTCAG ATTTCTTATGAAATGCCAGAACGAGTCGGTGACGATTGAACTGAAGGG TGGCACCATCATCTCTGGAACTATCGCCTCCGTCTCCCCACAAATGAACACGGCGCTCCGAAATGTCAAGATGACGCCTCGCGGGCAAGAAATGATTCAGCTGGAGACTCTTAACGTT CGCGGAAGCACCATTCGTT ATTACATCCTCCCCGATTCGCTTCCCCTCGACTCGCTCTTGATCGACGACtcttccaagcccaagaacaaGGCCCGCAAGGAGGTGGATCGTGGTGGTGCCAGAGGCGGCGGTCGCGGTGGCCGTGGTATgcgtggaggaagaggcggtcGCGGTGGCCGTGGCAGAGGAAGGGGTTAA